ACCATTCTCTTTAATGCATCAAAAAAGGAGATATTTACCACCAACAGTGGCTATAAGTCCTTGCAGAAAAGGCTTCGTAGTAACTGGAAGATTCAGAGGTGAGTAGTTATTACGGTTTTCTACTCTCAGCAACTGTAGCAGCTGTAACATACTAGTAAAATGGAAGACTCTTCTGAATAACCATAGCAATAGTAGCCTACTAGTAATTGGTCTTTTCTCATATGTCTTTTGTTGTAAAATGGACCATTTATTAGATTATTTaaggagttgaatatgaaaataataaagcAGTAAATAATTGCCATTACTTTTCGTGCAAACTATAAACAAATTCTATAATGAATTCAGTAGGATCATCTCAAAAATTACAAAGTGAGTAGTTACACTAATGTCAGTTCCTGGTTTCTTAGAACAGCTAAACCCTTTTCAAAAACCAAGCTactcaaataatttaaaaactcaTCCAATAATGCATGTTTGAGTAGGATcagtataatagaaagaaaaaataagtgtattcattttcttgtaaaatgaatgtagaagtttaaattaattttaaatatttaaattaatattgACATAATCAGATTTCCAGTTAAAGGCTATAATTATTCAATTGTTTTGGCTGTATAGgtaattttctttcttactgGAAGTATTTGAATAGAATCTAGATGATCACCAACTGGGAATGATATTGAAGAGGTTCTtgcatttatcttttttaaaaaatttaaaaataaaaaaaaatttaaattttatttttttcaattacttgtaaaaacaattttaagccttttttaaaaaacaattttaagttccaaattctctcctaccctctcccctcattgagaaggcaagcaatttgataaaggtatatatgtgcagtcatgcaaaacacatttttatattagccatgttgtaaaagaaacagacaaaaaaaaccccaagaaaaataaagaaagttaaaaaaaaaaccagtatgcttctatctgcattcatattccatcagttctttctctggaggtagatagcatttttcgttatgggtccttcagaattgtcttggatctttattTTGCTGAGAATAACAAAGTCATGTActgttgatcattgtacagtattgctatCACTGTGTACAATACCCTCttgcttctgcttatttcattttgtattggttcatgtaagtctttccaggtttttctgaaagcatcctgctcataattttttatagcacacattccatcacaatcatatacaccagcttgttcagccattccccaattgatgggcatcttctccatttccaattctttgctactacaaaaagaggtgctgtaaatctttttgtacatataagtcctttttcttttctttttttaaatccctttgggatacggacatagcagtggtattgctgggtcaaagggtatgcacagttttgtagccctttggccatagttccaaaatgcactacagaatggttggatcagtacaTAACTGATGGAAGGTTATCCTAAATTGCTTCTATGATTCTTCCCATGCTCTAGTTCTATAGCTTGTATTTTCCATACAGCCTGCAAGATAGAATAATTCATAAATGATTCTGGGCTATGTAATCATATTTGCTTAATTTACCCTTTTAGTTTAAAAGATGAAATCACTTCAGAGAAGTTGATTGGGGTGAAATTGTGGATTACAGCAGGACCAAGGGAAAAATTTACAGCTGCTGAGGTAAGAATTACCTTGCAAGTAGAGTAAAGCTAAATCTTGTATATCATAAACTACTACTGGATTTATTAATTTCGTCTTAGCTTCTGTATTTGTAAatcttttattaattcatttagttACCTCCTATAGAAATAAGTTGATTAAACTAGAAGGGACACTCTTCAAATTTAGAGTTATTCTGAATAAAGcagctcttctctttttcctaatACATAATATCTCTAATCTTAGTATAGGGCCATAACAGAGGTCTGGTGTTCTTTAGATATCACATTTAATATGTGGAGTAGGATTTAGAGtggttgttttttcttcttttttttttatagtggTATAGCAGTGAAAATAGTATAGAAAAATTAGGGTAGCATAGGGTAGATAATCCTATCCTTAACATCTGTAGCTTTTTTGGTGAGGCTGAACGGCGTTAGGGATagaacattggatttagagtgaaagacctgagtttaaatcttggttctgcctctttTTCTCACCACTTAGTCTAACTTCATTGGATTCCCTTTTTCCAACCTCTCCtatctccagttcatcttccacagagctgctaaattgatattcctaGAGAATAGGTCTGACCATTTCATTTCCTAGATAAAGAAGTTAAAATCTTTTTCCGTCGTACTATATTGTCTCCATTTATCTTTGAATCTGTTTTATCCTTCAGGGAGAACGGAAACTTCTTGTGGGCCGGGACTGACtcgtttttgtatttgtatctccagcatctacTACAGGGCTTGACAGAGAGTAGGCAGCAGTAAATACTAGTTGATTGATTCATTGGGCAAGGCTCTgtgcctcatttataaaatgaccgTAACAACCCTCTTACTctctacctcacaaagttgtcaTTGAAAAAGccctttgtaagccttaaagtgctgtagaaTAATGTTACTAGCCTTACTTTTTTCCTGTTAAAGCTACTAGTTTTTGCTTTggaattgttattttttgttctatttcatGGAGAGTGAAAGACCCTGCTTAAAGAAACTGTCTGGGAAATACAGTTTGGAAAATACTTTCTTGCCCTAAAAAACAACTTGACTGATAGAGTGCTGCTTAGGTCCCCTGCTGTTACTTTGTGTTGTGAAGAAGGAGTCTGAGTGGTTCTGATTCCATATggatgtttttctcttcttttccctttctcttcatccttAATATTTAGTCAAACAGCTGGTCAGGATGTGAGGGTCAAAATTTTATCAAGAGACTGCAGGTGGCTGCAAACTTTGTTactatgtttttattattaaaaaatgagCATTTATACATTTTGTCATATGTCTACTTTTGTAAATTTTGTCTTCTTATAATGTGATGGTTTCTTCTGTTATTAAAGggtttctcatctgaaaattcaCGTTTGTGAAATATAATATTTGAATCATCAATATTTTGGAGCTTTGCACTTAAAGACAGGCTTAGTAGCCTTGTGCAGTGATCTAATAAAaaagcttatatttatatttcattgctttttaatattaagacataaaaaaaaaatctagctatAACTGAGTTTTTACCTATAGTACTTGAGAGTAATTCCTCAcagatatttgtattttttttttttttgtgtagtTTGAAGTGCTAAAGAAATATCTTGAAAGAGGTGGAGATATCCTTGTTATGCTAGGAGAAGGTGGTGAATCCAGATTTGACACCAATATTAACTTTCTACTAGAAGAGTATGGGATCATGGTTAACAATGGTAACCAAACTTTTTATAAACTTGTGGCTTTGGAAGTAATATTTTCAGGGgctgttttttaatccataaaaTTTACCATTTATTTATAGTCTagtctataaaattatttttttcttcccctgaagATGCTGTGGTGAGAAATGTATATTACAAATATTTCCATCCTAAAGAAGCTTTGGTATCCAATGGAGTCTTAAACAGGTAAACATATCAAAAGCTTTAATATTATTAGTCATGCTCCGCCACTTTACTGCTCTTGCCAATCATACTTTCTCACTGCTTACCTCGCACTTTTAGTCCCTGTTTTGGGGATAATTTATCTCCTTCCATCTTGTAAATTATGGAACCTACATTCTTGAGACATAAGTAAGAATCCACTTTTCTGCTATATTCCATGAAAAGAGCTTCATCCTGGTGCATTTATTACCTACAACTTTATTGTCTCCTAAGGAGTATGTGTATTAACATCCATAGTGTTGTCCTCATTATCACAAGAGTGTAAGTGTCTAATTACATGTAGTGCTGTATAAATCAAGACAGGCATGGTACCTCCCTGCTAGTATTTTATAATCTAAGGCAATCAGCTTAGAAGTATACCCAGGCCTCATATTTGTGGTTGGTTATATTCCTGGAAAATGTGCTGTAAGTCCAGACAACATAAGCAAATAGGAGTTTTTCATGGAAACAATATTATACTGTGAGGTTATGGCCCAAACCATGGGCCTGCCTGACTTTTTACACAAATGATTACAAACACCACATTTGTtaactataaatattatttattgtttGAGCTAAAACAAGTAGTACAAAGCAGCACCCAGTTATGCTAAACTTGACATAATACTATATTAGCTTATTATACAAAGTTCTTATCCTTCATAATTTCAGCCTTAGTTTTGCTGTGACATGTTAGAAAGTGGAGAAGGAATGTCTTCGTTAGGTTTTTGTGTAGGTTAAAAGGAGTGGAAAGGCATTCCAGGAAACAAGGAACAGCATAAGGAAAGGTCAGACTGACTATGGAATGTTTGTAATCAGTCAGTTGGTCATTTTGGTGTCTCATATTTGAGAGAAGCAAGAGGTAATATTGACAAAGTAGGATGTGAGGCCAGATCGTGGAAGGTTTGAATGCTAGGTTATGGAGTTTGGAATTCATCTTGTAGGCAGTGGAGGGCTCTGGGTTGtattttgagcagggaagtggtATGATGAAATTAATACTTATATTAAATATAACCTTTAGTTTTGGGTCTAGTGTATTTGGTGGAGATGATGACTGAAGCTTGGAAGTTGGGGAACAATATTATTATTTGAGCAAGGTTTCATGGACACTGCATGACTTGAACTCTTTGAAAGAAAAGGTTTGCACAGTGATGGCATTTCTAGTAGATATCATGACCCAGAGGTGGGCGTGATATAAATGTGTTTAGTAAAGTTGTAAAGCTCTTTGGACATAAGTAGGAAGACACAGGAAGACCAATGAAAGTAAGAGACTAGTGCTTTGAAGATTTTTGGAGCTGGAGCACATGCTTGACATGTCTTTATACTTTTATAAATACGTCACAGGCACCTATTTCCAGAAACTAAATAAATAGCAGTTATTGACATGTCGAGAAGCATCTATTAGTAAACCAGGTAccgtactaagtgctggggatacagagaaaggcaaaaatacttcctgccctcaaggaatttttaGTTTGATGGGGGacataacatgcaaataactgtgtacaaacaagacatattcAGAATAATTTGGAAGTAGTTGCTGAGGAGACTTTAGCATCAGGGTTAGACTTCttgaagaaaatgggattttaactgagacttgaaaaaaGTTGGGCAAGTCAGGAAgtagagacaaggaaggagagcattccaggtttgGGGGACAGCCCTCGGCTGTGTAGGCacggagttgggagatggaatgttttgtatACAGAATAGCAAGGGGCCTGGggtcactggattgtagaatatgtgaaggggaataaagGGTAAGAGGATGGGAAAGGCAgatggagccaggttatgaaaggatTTAAAAACAGGATGGGAGCTTTTGgggcagggaggtggggagagtaaagataatgagttctgttttggacttgttgaatttaatCAGTTCAGGATATCCTATAGGCAATGGGAGATGCAAAACCCGAGAAGCTGGGAGAGAGCTTAGGGTTTGGTGAATAGATCTGATCATCATCACATAGAAATGAGAATTAAATACATGAGAGCtattgagatcaccaagtgaaataggatagagggagaagaaaaaaaaacggCCTAAAACGTTGTCCTGGGTGACACatacagttagagggcatgaccTAGATGAAGGTCCACTAAAGGACACTTCAAAGGAGTGTTCAGACAGGAGGGAACCCGGCGGGACAACAGTGttaggaaaacctagagaggaaagcatcaaagagaagagggtgatggacagtgtcaaaggttgcagagaagtgaggaggatgaggcttgagaaaaggccattgcatTTGGCAGGTAAAgggtcattggtaactttggagagaaaagttttcagttgaatgatgagatcagaagctgAATTGCAGAGAGccaagaagagagtaagaggacaGGGAGTAGAGGCACAGAttgagtttagccacaaaagggaggagaaatataggaagatAACCAGCAATGATGAATAGATTAAAAATGAGGTTTAGACACAAACCAGATACCTTTCTGCTGTGGCAGGAACTGTTATAACACAACTGTCTTCTCTGTCATAAATTTCTACCTCTtcagatctttcccatccatttttCAGGccccagctcaaatcccacttctacaAGAACACTCAGCCTCCAATTCATCCCTGAAGTCCTTTAGCACTAATTGTctaccagggtggggaacctgcagctttgaggccacatgtggccctctaggtcctcaaatgtggccctttgactgaatccagacttcacaacacagattcccttaataaaaggatttgttctataaaacttggactctgtcaaagggctgcacttgaggacctagagggccacatgtggccttgaggccacaggttcctcacccctggtttaTACCATTCATGCAGGTACTTCATTACAGATTGCCCTACactattattaaattttatataagtATGTTTTTCTGTCCAACTAAATCAGAAGTGCCTCTTGGACAGGAACTGTGGGGCGGGGAAGACCTTAAAATAGTCTAAAGTGTTTGCCTTTCTGTTTTAGATTGTTTTAGTGTCTTTTGAAAAAATTTCTAGCATACCTCTTTAGACCTTATATTCTTTAGTATTTACTGGACATAATTTGTATTAacattcaaggtttttttttaaaactaagtttgtaaagaaaaattataaccaatggaatgaatcagagaaacgaaaccaaaaaaagaagttaaaaaaaaaagagagagcaaatactttgccaacatctgcattcagactccataattctttctctggatgtgcgtatcttttttttcctcatgagtcttttggggctgtctttgaacctcatattgatgagaggagtcaagtctatcaaagttagtccttacagataccgtgtgtctgtaatcatgtatattgATCTCTTGgatctgctcccctcactcagcatcagttcatataagtcactCTGAAACCTGTGGAattgaatgttataaactaaaagtaaaaatattaaaaaaaaaattttttttaattacttaggGACGGGTGAgtttggaaaggaggaagaaaatttggaaccaaaatttttttaatgaatgttaaaaattgtctttacatgtaattaggaaaaaataaaatattatttaaaacaaataaacaaacaaaaaaacaactaaacttgTATTTGCTTCTTTAAGGGAAATAAGCCGAGCTGCGGGAAAAGCTGTGCCTGGAATAATTGATGAGGAGAGCAATGGAAACAATGCCCAGTAAGTATATATTCTTAGTctcaggttttattttttttttccttcgaAGTGTTAACATTGGGGAATTCCAGTACATGGTCTAGTTCTTTTAGCTTCTTTATGCACTCTCATTGCTAAAGGGGGAAACCTTATAGCTTTAGATGGTACTGCTGAGATGGGGTGTTCAGGTGTAAGGACTTGCCAAACCCTTTTTAGGGTTGCTCAATCACCTTTGAGGTCCGCCTTTCACCTAACTCTCACTTGGGATTccagaagctgtagcatgtgcagtggccacaccccagtagaaccatcttggcagacaggcctAAGCCCATTGGTGAATTAGAGAGGTGTCTGTCCCAAGCATGTGAGAGCTTCccctagtggaatgggcagatgagaacagtttgttccactGGCCGGgaaggcagttgaagcaggtactgtggatcacttagagcttggtcagacatggaagataacaaggtcactcactgcatcccaggccatcgccagtcTCTTTACATTTGTCCTGCCAcgggactttgatgactcagaaagagagagtgaggttgatgactttttccaactctgcctcacttaaatccaatcatgcatgagtcaagacataacctatgatgtcattggtcctcttcaaagtgGAAGAACAAACAACAGCTACTCCTGAGATAATTAGGGAAGTAGCTGAAGTTGAATGCTTTGTGAAGTGAAATGAAATCTATTcagattaatctttttttttttgtttgtttttttttttttggcaggacaattggggttaagtgacttgtccaaggttacacatctagtacatgtgtcaagtgtctgaggttgcatttgaactcaggtgctcctgactccagggccagtgctctatttactgcaccacctagctgcccctagattaAAGTAATCTTAATAAGATTAAGATACCTAAAAAAGGCAGCAAGTATACCATTGGACTTTGAGGTGGGAGAAATGGGTTCTAGTTCTGTCTCTCTCACtaacttttcttctttataaaatggGATTAAAATGTTCCTACCTTCCTCtgagagttgttgggaggataaaatgtgacaatttaaaaaagcaaaaactgctacataaatgtaagttatttatCTCAAAAGGCATACCATCTTTCCCCTTATATCATCTTAAAGTTCAAGGTATACTAGGTTGATCAAAGCAAATGAATTTAGAACTCTTTAAGTTGTTTATCCAGCTTTGACTACTCTCTTAGTCTGGTCATGTAAGCTATGTCAGTTGTGTGTATATTATTGTTCTCTGTTGGTGTCTAGTCTCTCTGTTAGACCAAAAGTTCTttaatgatgggggggggggggggacggtgCCTTATCCAATCTTTGCAACCCTGACAGCCCTAATCTTGTTATGCACATAGcccttgcttaataaatgtttgctatgttGTGGTTGTTACTGTAACATGGTCATGATCCCCTTAACTGTTGAAGATCTTCTTTCTAGACCCTTAAAACATGTTTAGGCTCAGATCAGATTAATCTGGCCCGCTGGCATTAGTGTCACAAaggctcaggctccctaagaatctacccattatggcgaatctttaataaactttgtttttctttggctaaaaaaaaatgaaacatgctTAAATGCCTCAGTGCTATCAAAGAGTGATAGTAATACCTTCGTGAAGGTcaggttttctttccatttcctctactctcccctcctccaacaacaacaaaaaaagtcctGAATGGCTTATTTCTTAATGGTAAAGTCTTTTAATATACGAATGAGAAATGTAAGTAGTAACTATGGCAATGTTTAccacttccatttttcttttattttgcatcTGAATATATGACTAATGAtgttcctctgagattatctccagtttatcttgtatgtatcttgtttgtatataattgtttgcatgttgtacaTGAACAGtatagtgagctccttgagagcggaggttcttttttactttctttgtatacctggtTGTCAGCCCAGTGCTTCAaacataataggctcttaataaatgcaagTTTACTTCAGTTGTTCCCATTGGTAGTTTGGAAAAACCAAGGCCTGGTAGAAAAGATTTTTTCTGGTCATTAGATTGGGCATCATTTTTTGTCAGtcttattaaatgtttttatttttaatatgtctgAACTTTTCCATAGGGCTCTCACCTTTGTATATCCATTTGGTGCCACACTGAGTGTGATGAAACCGGCAGTAGCTGTTCTGTCAACTGGGTCTGTCTGCTTTCCCCTTAACAGACCCATTCTGGCTTTCTACCACTCTAAGGTACAAACTTCCTTgaatttgtctttacatatattacttgACATATACAAAAAGAGACATTTGGAACAATTTGTGACTTGTAAATACCCTTGTCTGCAGCTACAGGCTTTTCCCCTTGGTACTTTGTAAAATTACACAGATTCAGATACAAATAAATTTAACGAAACGTCAGAATACACTAGATTATATGGTATGATAGTACTGGTGTCAGCTTTAGCTTATCCCAAGAAAACTGAAACTGGAAGAACAATGATTAGATTCCTGTCCTAGATACCAATTCCTGTCTCTCTTTACTTAAGAAGTTTATGTTTCTTTGCTCCTTAAAATAACTTTGTACATGTAAAACATTATTAATAAAGGGAGTATTGCAAATGTTCTTTCCCAAATAGCCAGaaacattttcaaatgaaaacaaaatattgtttAATAATGCAAGCTAGATGTGAAAACAGtgtatttccttttaaatatgtaagttTATATCCACAAAAGATAGTTGAACCTTTGTAAAAACATGTTTTAATATCATTTATATGGAAAAATCCTagtgatatgattttttttccctatgaaCAGAAATACTTCATTTTAGATAGTCAGCACTTAATTAATGAATATCCGTTTTAGAATAGTCATTACCCCGTATACCGAGCACATTGCCCAGCCTTGAGCACTTTGCTCTGTACAGCTAGGTCCCAGTTTGTGCAAGCAATGACTCCCTCCCCTGGAGTGGTTTTGTATATTCAAATAAGCATAATTgcaagttataattatgtaaaatgtggtAAGTGCTTCCAGCCCAATGAAAATAGTGCTCATTTAAATAATGCAACGACTTCGAGGAATTTGTTATTCGCACTGATTGAGACCTGGCTGTATTTGTACCAGCAAGTGGTTATTGTCTCCTTGTTTTGTAATCATAATTTCTCCTGACTTTTCTGTGGTGCTTTGTGAGCACAGTTTCTATGAGACAAGTCAGTGTCATGAGATCAAACAGTGATTACCGAGAGTGACCTCAGAATCCTATTAGAAATCATTGGCAGCTCCCTGGTTAGAACTTGAGTATTGGCTCCTAGTTTAATGTCATTTATATCACTGAGCTTGTTGTTACCCCTTTCCAGCCCTTTTGCTTTGCTAGAATAGAACTGTTAATATGAAGGGCAGGGAGAGAATTGGCCTTTAACTAGACATCCTTTTTCATTTAGCTGGAGGAAATTATAGACAAAATGCTGGAAGAGGAAGCTGAAGACAATGGTAGAATCTCTGTCAGGGCAGAAAAAAGGATTAGAAAGAAGATCTATAATCTATTTGAGAGAAATGAGGTAGGGAAAAGATGGTGATATTAGGGAAAGGAAAATATAAGATGAAATATGATTAGTAGAAAGGAAAGTCAATTTTTTGAACTTTCTTTTTGGGAGTTACCTATAGTTTTGTTTCCAATCACAGCAGTGTTCAGTCATTTGTCCTTTTGTGAAACTCTACCAATTGAAACCTCCCTTTGAAATGGTCTTGAATTATTTCCaatggcttttatttcttttgcctcCTTACTCCAATGCCCTGATCCAATGAATGAATCAATTTTAATGTGATAGCCAATATTAATTTCCTGAacggatttaaaaaaaattgtagagtTTGCACTTTTGCATCATTTGACTCATTAAAATGTTCAGCCcattaaaatatacaaaataccTGCCTCAGATATAATTCTGTTTATTTGATGCCAAACAAAGCTGTTCCTGTACCTCTTAGCT
This region of Trichosurus vulpecula isolate mTriVul1 chromosome 3, mTriVul1.pri, whole genome shotgun sequence genomic DNA includes:
- the IFT52 gene encoding intraflagellar transport protein 52 homolog isoform X3, with the translated sequence MVVSGPQVTMEKELRSTILFNASKKEIFTTNSGYKSLQKRLRSNWKIQSLKDEITSEKLIGVKLWITAGPREKFTAAEFEVLKKYLERGGDILVMLGEGGESRFDTNINFLLEEYGIMVNNDAVVRNVYYKYFHPKEALVSNGVLNREISRAAGKAVPGIIDEESNGNNAQALTFVYPFGATLSVMKPAVAVLSTGSVCFPLNRPILAFYHSKNQGGKLAVLGSCHMFSDQYLDKEENSKIMDVVFQWLTTTDIHLNQIDAEDPEISDYTMLPDTAMLSERLRVCLQEGDENPRDFTTLFDLSIYQLDTTSLSKVIKAYEQLNVKHEPLQLIQPQFETPLPALQPAEHDVDTSEATFHSNY